Proteins encoded within one genomic window of Mycolicibacterium monacense:
- a CDS encoding cysteine hydrolase family protein — translation MANPTLRVLADLPQQPVNLSQSTLVLIDCQNTYTRGVMELEGVQAALEEAASLLERARSAGIPVIHIQHSDGPDSLYDIEGETGAIVPIVAPREGEPVVVKQYPNSFVQTDLDDRLKAVGASNLVLAGFMTHMCVNSTARGAFNLGYAPTVVASATATRALPGLGSDDTVPAAAMQAASLAGMADLFAVVVPSSQDIPD, via the coding sequence GTGGCGAATCCAACCCTGCGCGTCCTGGCCGATCTGCCCCAGCAGCCGGTCAACCTCTCCCAGTCCACCCTGGTGCTCATCGACTGCCAGAACACCTACACCCGCGGTGTGATGGAACTCGAGGGCGTCCAGGCCGCGCTGGAGGAGGCGGCGTCGCTGCTCGAGCGGGCGCGGTCCGCCGGGATCCCGGTCATCCACATCCAGCATTCGGACGGACCGGATTCGCTCTACGACATCGAGGGTGAGACCGGGGCGATCGTGCCCATCGTCGCCCCGCGTGAGGGTGAGCCCGTCGTGGTCAAGCAGTACCCGAACTCGTTCGTGCAGACCGACCTCGACGACCGGCTCAAGGCCGTCGGCGCCTCGAACCTCGTGCTGGCCGGCTTCATGACCCACATGTGTGTGAACTCCACCGCGCGCGGCGCGTTCAACCTCGGCTACGCGCCGACGGTGGTGGCCTCGGCGACCGCGACCCGCGCGCTGCCGGGCCTCGGCAGCGACGACACCGTGCCCGCCGCAGCGATGCAGGCAGCCAGTCTGGCCGGGATGGCCGACCTGTTCGCGGTGGTGGTGCCCAGTTCGCAGGACATCCCGGACTAG
- a CDS encoding Rrf2 family transcriptional regulator has translation MRMSAKAEYAVRAMVQLATADDGVLVKTDDLAKAQGIPAQFLVDILSDLRTDRLVRSQRGRDGGYELARPAADISIADVLRCIDGPLASVRDIGLGDLPYSGPTAALTDVWRALRASMRSVLEQTSLADVASGALPAHVASMAGDYLDQERKRGHHHRVDSK, from the coding sequence ATGCGGATGTCGGCCAAGGCGGAGTATGCCGTCCGGGCCATGGTGCAGCTGGCCACCGCCGACGACGGTGTGCTGGTCAAAACCGACGACCTCGCGAAAGCCCAGGGGATTCCGGCGCAGTTCCTCGTCGACATCCTCTCCGATCTGCGCACCGACCGGCTGGTGCGCAGCCAGCGCGGCCGCGACGGCGGTTACGAACTCGCCCGGCCGGCCGCCGACATCAGCATCGCCGACGTCCTGCGCTGCATCGACGGCCCGTTGGCCAGCGTGCGCGACATCGGCCTCGGCGACCTGCCGTACTCCGGCCCGACCGCGGCGCTGACCGATGTGTGGCGCGCGCTGCGGGCCAGCATGCGTTCGGTGCTCGAACAGACCAGCCTCGCCGACGTGGCGTCCGGTGCGCTGCCTGCGCACGTGGCGTCGATGGCCGGTGACTACCTCGACCAGGAGCGCAAACGCGGCCACCACCACCGCGTGGACTCGAAATAG
- a CDS encoding threonine/serine exporter family protein codes for MDSERSDGPPRRRRALNLALRGRRDPASGAGQRRRVSGGLSERHTRKVLDLTVRLAEVMLSSGSGTADVVATAQDVAQAYQLTDCVVDVFVTTIFVSALPTADSPPVTIVRAVHARSTDYSRLAELDLLVRRITSGGVSVDEAHEAMDELTERPHPYPRWVATAGWAGFALGIAMLLGGSWLTWILAAVSSALIDRVGRVLNRWGTPFFFQQAAGAFIATMIAVAAYLYAGVGPTALVATGIVMLLAGLTLVGSVQDALTGYMVTAVARLGDVLFLTAGIVVGILAGLQVAALAGIQIELHVDATESFVMPTRPVPILLAVLGAALAGACLTIASYARLRSVLTAGVAAGLAEAVLIGLGAAGVGGVVATGTAAVGVGLLATLISIRRQAPALVTATAGITPMLPGLAVFRAVFFFAVDRNIPGGIAQALGAAAIALAIGAGVVMGELLGSPLRYRAGRIGDFLRVEGPPGLRRAIGNVVALRPSAGQQQARTPHRRSWSVALEPKVKNSADDDDEASAGPSDGENAER; via the coding sequence GTGGATTCCGAACGATCTGACGGACCGCCCCGGCGTCGGCGCGCACTGAATCTCGCGCTGCGGGGCCGACGCGACCCGGCATCGGGTGCGGGCCAGCGCCGGCGGGTGTCGGGTGGGCTGAGCGAGCGGCACACCCGCAAGGTCCTCGACCTGACCGTCCGCCTCGCCGAGGTGATGCTGTCCTCCGGGTCGGGTACCGCCGACGTCGTCGCGACGGCGCAGGACGTCGCGCAGGCCTACCAGCTCACCGACTGTGTCGTCGACGTCTTCGTCACCACCATCTTCGTATCGGCGCTGCCGACCGCCGACAGCCCGCCGGTGACGATCGTGCGGGCAGTCCACGCACGCTCGACCGACTACTCGCGGCTCGCCGAACTCGACCTGCTCGTCCGGCGGATCACCTCCGGCGGCGTATCGGTCGACGAGGCCCACGAGGCGATGGACGAGCTGACCGAGCGGCCCCACCCGTATCCACGCTGGGTCGCCACCGCGGGGTGGGCCGGTTTCGCCCTGGGCATCGCGATGCTGCTCGGCGGAAGCTGGTTGACCTGGATCCTGGCCGCGGTCTCCTCGGCGCTGATCGATCGGGTCGGCCGGGTGCTCAACCGGTGGGGCACGCCGTTCTTCTTCCAGCAGGCGGCGGGCGCGTTCATCGCGACGATGATCGCCGTCGCGGCGTACCTCTACGCCGGGGTGGGGCCCACCGCCCTGGTGGCGACCGGGATCGTCATGCTGCTGGCGGGTCTGACCCTGGTGGGTTCGGTGCAGGACGCGCTGACCGGTTACATGGTCACCGCGGTGGCCCGCCTCGGTGACGTCCTGTTCCTCACCGCGGGCATCGTCGTCGGCATCCTGGCCGGGCTGCAGGTCGCCGCGCTCGCCGGGATCCAGATCGAGCTCCACGTCGACGCCACGGAGTCGTTCGTGATGCCGACCCGGCCGGTGCCGATCCTGCTCGCGGTGCTGGGCGCCGCGCTTGCCGGCGCCTGCCTGACGATCGCCAGCTATGCGCGGTTGCGCTCGGTGCTCACCGCCGGTGTCGCGGCGGGCCTGGCGGAGGCGGTGCTGATCGGTTTGGGCGCAGCCGGGGTCGGCGGGGTGGTCGCCACCGGGACCGCCGCCGTCGGCGTCGGTTTGCTGGCCACCCTGATCTCGATTCGCCGGCAGGCTCCGGCCCTGGTCACCGCCACCGCGGGCATCACCCCGATGCTGCCGGGCCTCGCGGTGTTCCGTGCGGTGTTCTTCTTCGCCGTCGACCGCAACATCCCCGGTGGGATTGCCCAGGCGCTGGGTGCCGCCGCCATCGCACTGGCCATCGGGGCCGGTGTCGTGATGGGCGAGTTGCTCGGCTCCCCGCTGCGCTACCGCGCCGGGCGTATCGGCGACTTCCTGCGCGTCGAAGGGCCGCCCGGGCTTCGCCGGGCGATCGGCAATGTGGTTGCGCTGCGGCCGTCCGCCGGCCAGCAGCAGGCACGTACCCCGCACCGGCGGTCATGGAGCGTGGCCCTCGAACCGAAGGTCAAGAATTCGGCGGACGACGACGACGAGGCGTCCGCAGGCCCCTCGGATGGTGAAAACGCGGAGCGGTAA
- a CDS encoding MFS transporter, which yields MDSEHDRQDDRPTTADGHPDPGVVKKAIAASAIGNATEWFDYGIYAYGVSYISAAIFPGEAGRATLLALMTFAVSFLVRPLGGFVWGPLGDRLGRKRVLAITIVLMAGATFCVGLVPTYAAIGMWAPFLLVLLRMIQGFSTGGEYGGAATFMAEYAPNRRRGLLGSFLEFGTLGGFAIGALLMLGCSLVLGDDQMHDWGWRLPFLLAAPLGLVGVYLRSRLEDTPVFRELEEKGEAEPQVTAAFRDLLARYWRPILKLGGMVVALNVVNYTLLSYMPTYLETQIGLSADQSLLVPIIGMLAMMVFVPFVGLLSDRVGRKPLWWFSLIGLFVAGVPMFLLMGTNLAGAVIGFAVLGLLYVPQLATISATFPAMFPTQVRYAGFAIAYNVSTSLFGGTAPAVNEWLTNTTGDVLFPAYYMMAACVIGALALIKVPETARCPINGTVTPGTDEAPDPVPYEKV from the coding sequence GTGGATTCCGAACATGATCGGCAAGATGATCGACCGACCACCGCCGACGGCCACCCCGACCCTGGAGTCGTGAAGAAGGCGATCGCCGCGTCCGCGATCGGCAACGCGACCGAGTGGTTCGACTACGGCATCTACGCCTACGGCGTCAGCTACATCTCCGCGGCGATCTTCCCCGGGGAGGCCGGGCGCGCGACGCTGCTCGCGCTGATGACGTTCGCGGTGTCGTTCTTGGTCAGACCGCTGGGTGGCTTCGTCTGGGGCCCGCTGGGCGACCGCCTCGGCCGCAAGCGGGTGCTCGCGATCACGATCGTGCTGATGGCCGGCGCGACCTTCTGCGTGGGGCTGGTGCCCACATACGCCGCCATCGGGATGTGGGCGCCCTTCCTGCTGGTCCTCCTGCGGATGATCCAGGGCTTCTCCACCGGAGGCGAGTACGGCGGCGCCGCCACGTTCATGGCCGAATACGCCCCGAACCGCCGCCGTGGACTGCTCGGCAGCTTCCTCGAATTCGGGACCCTCGGCGGGTTCGCGATCGGTGCGTTGCTCATGCTGGGCTGCTCTCTGGTGCTCGGCGACGACCAGATGCACGACTGGGGTTGGCGGCTGCCGTTCCTGCTCGCCGCCCCACTCGGACTCGTCGGCGTCTATTTGCGGTCGCGGCTCGAAGACACCCCGGTCTTCCGTGAACTCGAGGAGAAGGGTGAGGCCGAGCCTCAGGTGACCGCGGCGTTCCGCGATCTGCTCGCCCGCTACTGGCGGCCGATCCTGAAGCTCGGCGGCATGGTCGTGGCGCTGAACGTCGTCAACTACACGCTGCTCAGCTACATGCCGACCTATCTGGAGACCCAGATCGGGCTGTCGGCGGACCAGTCGCTGCTCGTACCGATCATCGGCATGCTGGCGATGATGGTGTTCGTGCCGTTCGTCGGCCTGCTGAGCGATCGGGTGGGGCGCAAACCCCTGTGGTGGTTCTCGCTGATCGGCCTCTTCGTGGCCGGTGTGCCGATGTTCCTGCTGATGGGCACCAACCTGGCCGGGGCGGTGATCGGGTTCGCGGTGTTGGGGCTGCTCTACGTACCGCAGCTGGCGACCATTTCGGCCACCTTCCCGGCCATGTTCCCCACCCAGGTGCGCTACGCCGGATTCGCGATCGCCTACAACGTGTCGACCTCACTCTTCGGCGGCACCGCACCGGCGGTCAACGAATGGCTCACCAACACCACCGGCGATGTGCTGTTCCCGGCGTACTACATGATGGCCGCGTGTGTGATCGGTGCGCTGGCGCTGATCAAGGTCCCGGAGACCGCGCGCTGTCCGATCAACGGCACCGTGACCCCCGGCACAGATGAGGCACCTGATCCGGTTCCCTACGAGAAGGTCTGA
- a CDS encoding VOC family protein, translating into MSVTFNHTIVAAKDRQQSADFFTELFGLPAAREFGPFLAVELEHGVSLDYAQVSSGEDVRPQHYAFLVSEDEFDAIYGRIQQRNLQHWADPHGRQPGEINHHDGGRGVYFQDPAGHYLEIITRPYGSGAQTFS; encoded by the coding sequence ATGTCCGTCACGTTCAACCACACGATCGTCGCCGCGAAGGACCGCCAGCAGTCGGCCGACTTCTTCACCGAACTGTTCGGACTCCCCGCCGCCCGGGAGTTCGGCCCGTTCCTCGCCGTGGAACTCGAGCACGGCGTCAGCCTCGACTACGCGCAGGTGTCCTCCGGCGAGGACGTCCGGCCACAGCACTACGCATTCCTGGTGTCCGAGGACGAGTTCGACGCCATCTACGGCCGCATTCAACAGCGCAACCTGCAGCACTGGGCGGATCCGCACGGCCGGCAGCCGGGAGAGATCAACCACCACGACGGCGGCCGCGGCGTCTACTTCCAGGACCCCGCCGGGCACTACCTCGAGATCATCACCCGGCCGTACGGGTCGGGTGCTCAGACCTTCTCGTAG
- a CDS encoding DUF4097 family beta strand repeat-containing protein has translation MTTIAPPPPPPAPVGPPPELSPGGRTALRGVLIAAATILVVAAVAALGVAAWGLSTVRVLSDSHALPSAMRSLVIDTADIPVAVRITSDPRAEEGRANLRLVNTASSGEHRLAMTTTGPETRIVLEGRPSRTFGWARGGEITVTLPPEQARRLSVRTQQETGVVLAQADIDQLTARTTHGAVVLSGSARRVEVQTADGAVTARDPISVRERFSATTSEGDIAVDFRDAAPRTVEAISRDGDIVLGLPDRGPYLVRAQSGDSTRVRVPETSDPADATSEITARTDNGSVVIEESDDGWRR, from the coding sequence ATGACAACCATCGCTCCCCCACCCCCACCCCCCGCCCCGGTCGGTCCGCCGCCCGAGCTGTCCCCCGGCGGACGGACCGCATTGCGGGGTGTGCTCATCGCCGCCGCAACCATCCTCGTGGTCGCCGCTGTCGCGGCGCTCGGGGTGGCGGCGTGGGGTCTGAGCACGGTGCGGGTGCTCAGCGACAGCCACGCGCTGCCCTCGGCGATGCGGTCGCTGGTGATCGACACCGCCGACATCCCGGTGGCCGTGCGCATCACCAGTGATCCACGGGCCGAGGAGGGCCGCGCGAACCTGCGCCTGGTGAATACCGCGAGCAGCGGGGAACACCGACTCGCGATGACCACCACCGGGCCGGAGACCCGGATCGTCCTCGAGGGCCGCCCGTCGAGGACGTTCGGCTGGGCCCGGGGCGGGGAGATCACGGTGACACTGCCGCCCGAACAGGCGCGCCGCCTCAGCGTGCGCACCCAGCAGGAGACCGGGGTGGTGCTCGCCCAGGCCGACATCGACCAACTGACCGCGCGCACCACGCACGGCGCGGTCGTGCTGAGCGGGTCGGCCCGCCGGGTCGAGGTGCAGACCGCAGACGGGGCCGTGACGGCGCGGGATCCGATCTCGGTGCGGGAACGGTTCTCGGCCACCACATCCGAGGGCGACATCGCCGTCGACTTCCGCGATGCGGCGCCGCGCACCGTGGAGGCGATCAGCCGCGACGGAGACATCGTGCTCGGGCTGCCCGACCGCGGTCCCTATCTGGTGCGCGCACAGTCCGGCGATTCGACGCGGGTGCGGGTGCCGGAGACCTCCGATCCCGCCGATGCGACGAGTGAGATCACCGCGCGCACGGACAACGGCAGCGTCGTGATCGAGGAGAGCGACGACGGCTGGCGCCGCTGA